A window of Rhodococcus sp. SGAir0479 contains these coding sequences:
- a CDS encoding glycerol-3-phosphate dehydrogenase/oxidase: protein MDKQPGVQFLGPQQRERAWEQLGTEQFDVVVIGGGVVGAGAALDAATRGLKVALVEARDFASGTSSRSSKMFHGGLRYLEQLEFGLVAEALHERELSMSTLAPHLVKPLKFLFPLTHRVWERPYMAAGIFLYDRMGGAKTVPAQKHLTRAGALRMAPGLKRGALVGGIRYYDTVVDDARHTMTVARTAAHYGAVVRTSTQVVGFLREADRVSGVRVRDSESGETTEVKGHVVINATGVWTDEIQALSHQRGRFRVRASKGVHIVVPRDRIVSDSAIILRTEKSVLFVIPWGNHWIIGTTDTDWNLDLAHPAATKADIDYILGHVNKVLATALTPEDIDGVYAGLRPLLAGESDETSKLSREHAVARVAPGLVAIAGGKYTTYRVMGKDAVDLAAEDIPARVAPSITEKVPLAGADGYFALVNQAVHLGQVHGLHPYRVKHLLDRYGSLIDEVLELADESPELLEPITEAPDYLQVEAVYAAAAEGALHLEDILARRTRISIEYSHRGVDCAEQVARLVAPVLGWDDAAIEREVETYRARVEAEIMSQAQPDDASADALRVAAPEARAEILEPVPGAAASGSTRL from the coding sequence TTGGACAAGCAGCCTGGTGTGCAATTCCTGGGTCCGCAGCAGCGCGAGCGGGCCTGGGAGCAGTTGGGGACCGAGCAGTTCGACGTGGTGGTGATCGGCGGCGGAGTCGTCGGCGCGGGTGCCGCGCTGGACGCCGCGACGCGCGGTCTCAAGGTCGCACTCGTCGAGGCCCGCGATTTCGCGTCCGGCACCTCGTCGCGGTCGTCGAAGATGTTCCACGGCGGCCTGCGCTACCTCGAGCAGCTCGAGTTCGGGCTGGTGGCCGAGGCCCTGCACGAGCGCGAGCTGTCGATGTCGACGCTCGCCCCGCACCTCGTCAAACCGTTGAAATTCCTCTTCCCCCTCACTCATCGGGTGTGGGAGCGGCCCTACATGGCTGCCGGGATCTTCCTCTACGACCGGATGGGCGGAGCGAAAACTGTTCCGGCGCAGAAACATCTGACCCGCGCCGGAGCGCTGCGGATGGCGCCGGGTCTCAAGCGGGGCGCGCTCGTCGGCGGAATCCGGTACTACGACACCGTCGTCGACGACGCCCGGCACACCATGACGGTGGCGCGCACGGCGGCGCACTACGGGGCCGTGGTCCGCACGTCCACGCAGGTGGTGGGGTTCCTCCGCGAGGCGGACCGGGTCTCGGGGGTCCGGGTGCGCGACTCCGAGTCGGGGGAGACCACCGAGGTCAAGGGGCACGTCGTCATCAACGCGACCGGCGTGTGGACCGACGAGATCCAGGCGCTCTCGCACCAGCGCGGCCGGTTCCGGGTGCGGGCGTCCAAGGGCGTCCACATCGTCGTCCCGCGCGATCGCATCGTGAGCGACTCCGCCATCATCCTCCGTACCGAGAAGTCGGTCCTGTTCGTCATCCCGTGGGGCAACCACTGGATCATCGGCACCACCGACACCGACTGGAACCTCGATCTCGCGCACCCGGCCGCGACCAAGGCCGACATCGACTACATCCTCGGTCACGTCAACAAGGTGCTGGCCACGGCGCTCACCCCCGAGGATATCGACGGCGTCTACGCCGGCCTGCGCCCGCTCCTGGCGGGGGAGAGCGACGAGACGTCGAAGCTCTCGCGTGAGCACGCCGTGGCGCGGGTGGCGCCCGGCCTGGTCGCGATCGCCGGCGGCAAGTACACGACCTACCGGGTGATGGGCAAGGACGCCGTCGACCTCGCGGCCGAGGACATCCCGGCGCGGGTGGCGCCGTCGATCACCGAGAAGGTGCCGTTGGCCGGCGCCGACGGCTACTTCGCACTGGTCAATCAGGCGGTGCATCTGGGACAGGTGCACGGACTGCACCCGTATCGGGTGAAGCACCTGCTGGACCGGTACGGTTCGCTGATCGACGAGGTGCTCGAACTCGCGGACGAGTCACCCGAACTGCTCGAGCCGATCACCGAGGCACCCGACTACCTGCAGGTGGAGGCCGTGTACGCCGCGGCGGCCGAGGGCGCCCTCCACCTCGAGGACATCCTGGCCCGGCGCACCCGCATCTCGATCGAGTACTCGCACCGCGGCGTCGACTGCGCCGAACAGGTGGCCCGACTGGTGGCACCGGTCCTCGGCTGGGACGACGCCGCGATCGAGCGGGAGGTCGAGACCTACCGCGCGCGCGTCGAGGCCGAGATCATGTCGCAGGCCCAACCCGACGACGCCTCCGCCGACGCCCTGCGCGTGGCCGCGCCCGAAGCGCGCGCGGAGATTCTCGAGCCGGTCCCGGGCGCGGCCGCTAGTGGGTCAACACGACTTTGA
- the glpK gene encoding glycerol kinase GlpK yields MTQYIAAIDQGTTSSRCMIFDHDGRVVGVAQKEHEQIFPKPGWVEHDPEELWSNTREMVGSVLAKTNLTAKDIAAVGITNQRETTVVWDRETGKPVYNAIVWQDTRTDRLCTELAGDEGRGRFRDATGLPLSTYFSGPKARWILDNVDGARERAEAGELCFGTVDSWILWNLAGGLHVTDVTNASRTLLMNLETLDWDRDVCDAMGIPVSMLPEIRSSSEVYGELELPGISAGIPVAGILGDQQAAMFGQACLAEGDAKNTYGTGNFLLVNTGTTPVHSEHGLLTTVCYKLGDKPAVYALEGSVAVTGSLVQWLRDNLGIIQSAKEIEPLAKTVDDNGGAYFVPAFSGLFAPRWRPDARGVIAGLTRFVNKGHLARAALEATAYQTREVIEAMRADSGVELSTLKVDGGMVVNETLMQFQADILNLPVTRPVVNETTALGAAYAAGLAVGFWEGEDDIRDNWAEDKAWEPRMEDDERERLYAGWNRAVERTYDWTDEDDSASA; encoded by the coding sequence GTGACGCAGTACATCGCCGCCATCGACCAGGGAACGACGTCGAGCCGATGCATGATCTTCGACCACGACGGGCGGGTCGTGGGTGTGGCGCAGAAGGAACACGAGCAGATCTTCCCGAAACCGGGATGGGTGGAACACGATCCGGAGGAGCTCTGGAGCAACACCCGCGAGATGGTCGGGTCGGTGCTCGCGAAGACGAATCTCACCGCCAAGGACATCGCGGCCGTCGGGATCACCAACCAGCGGGAGACCACCGTGGTGTGGGATCGCGAAACCGGCAAGCCCGTCTACAACGCGATCGTCTGGCAGGACACGCGCACCGACCGCCTGTGCACCGAACTGGCCGGCGACGAGGGCCGCGGCCGGTTCCGCGACGCCACCGGGCTGCCGCTGTCCACGTACTTCTCCGGCCCCAAAGCCCGGTGGATCCTCGACAACGTCGACGGCGCCCGTGAGCGCGCCGAGGCGGGCGAGCTGTGCTTCGGCACCGTCGACTCGTGGATCCTGTGGAATCTCGCCGGGGGCCTGCACGTCACCGACGTCACCAACGCCTCGCGCACACTACTGATGAATCTCGAGACCCTCGACTGGGACCGCGACGTCTGCGACGCGATGGGCATTCCCGTCTCGATGCTGCCCGAGATTCGCAGTTCGTCCGAGGTGTACGGCGAACTGGAACTGCCCGGCATCTCGGCGGGTATCCCGGTGGCCGGCATTCTCGGCGACCAGCAGGCGGCGATGTTCGGCCAGGCGTGCCTGGCGGAGGGGGATGCCAAGAACACGTACGGCACGGGCAATTTCCTCTTGGTCAACACCGGAACCACACCGGTGCACAGCGAACACGGCCTGCTCACCACCGTCTGCTACAAGCTGGGCGACAAGCCCGCGGTGTACGCGCTCGAGGGCTCGGTTGCGGTCACCGGCTCTCTCGTCCAGTGGTTGCGCGACAATCTGGGAATCATACAGTCCGCCAAGGAGATCGAACCGCTCGCGAAGACGGTCGACGACAACGGCGGCGCGTACTTCGTCCCGGCGTTCTCGGGACTGTTCGCGCCGCGCTGGCGTCCCGATGCCCGGGGGGTCATCGCCGGACTGACGCGTTTCGTCAACAAGGGGCACCTCGCGCGGGCCGCGCTCGAGGCGACCGCCTACCAGACGCGGGAGGTGATCGAGGCGATGCGCGCCGACTCCGGTGTGGAACTGAGCACGCTCAAGGTGGACGGCGGCATGGTGGTCAACGAGACGCTGATGCAGTTCCAGGCCGACATCCTGAACCTTCCCGTCACCCGGCCGGTCGTGAACGAGACCACGGCGCTCGGCGCAGCCTACGCGGCCGGCCTGGCCGTCGGCTTCTGGGAGGGCGAGGACGACATTCGCGACAACTGGGCCGAGGACAAGGCCTGGGAACCGCGGATGGAGGACGACGAGCGCGAGCGCCTGTACGCCGGATGGAACCGCGCCGTCGAGCGGACCTACGACTGGACCGACGAGGACGACAGCGCCTCCGCGTAG
- a CDS encoding type II toxin-antitoxin system prevent-host-death family antitoxin — MRTTRIPFGEARAQLRDLVCRAAYAGERITITRNGSPAAALVSLEDLRVLEALADPSTAVPEHLATVDESVVIRASRGMVWGVFSQHRYRVPWWGELMVDTYLHGEAIAEWDERTGRVVECDPGESITMVWGSGSAADSVEVRIGLSDAIALSDAAPGTVVRIQQEGAGPGADYWLERLAAWRDYAEALSSSSVQS; from the coding sequence ATGAGGACGACGAGAATTCCGTTCGGCGAGGCGCGGGCCCAGTTGCGCGACCTGGTGTGCCGCGCGGCGTACGCGGGGGAGCGGATCACCATCACGCGCAACGGTTCCCCTGCGGCCGCACTGGTCTCACTCGAGGATCTCCGTGTCCTGGAAGCTCTCGCAGACCCCTCGACGGCCGTGCCCGAGCACCTCGCGACGGTCGACGAGTCCGTCGTGATCCGGGCGTCGCGCGGGATGGTGTGGGGCGTCTTCTCGCAGCACCGCTATCGCGTTCCCTGGTGGGGGGAACTCATGGTCGACACGTACCTGCACGGTGAGGCCATCGCGGAGTGGGACGAGCGGACCGGCCGCGTGGTCGAGTGCGACCCGGGCGAGTCGATCACGATGGTGTGGGGGAGCGGCTCAGCCGCCGATAGTGTCGAGGTGCGCATCGGTTTGTCCGACGCGATCGCTCTGTCCGACGCCGCGCCGGGCACCGTGGTCCGGATCCAGCAGGAGGGTGCCGGGCCCGGCGCGGACTACTGGCTCGAACGGTTGGCGGCGTGGCGCGACTACGCGGAGGCGCTGTCGTCCTCGTCGGTCCAGTCGTAG
- a CDS encoding aminotransferase-like domain-containing protein has translation MSLDSTPLQLSARMADLRSSAIRDLLTLTARPSVISLAGGLPATKLVPRERISQAALRALDDPRTVQYGETSGWAPLRETVAVRESGKVGRVVDPAEVVVTHGSQQALSLLAQVLIDPGDTVVVEEPGYTGALQVFRTAQAALAPVALDEDGMDTAALEHALREGLRPKVVHTVSNFHNPRGVVLSARRRRHLAALADRYGFWVIEDDPYGELWFDTPAPAPVAAHSDRVLRLSSGSKTLAPALRIGWLHGDRRVCEAVELLKQGADLCGSSLTQQIATELLDDHEWLDEHLATVRGSYAARAGALVRALESTFGPRISHATVHGGMFCWIEFADGVDTTALLDTALAHDVAYVPGGAFGVAHAHPHAARLCFATYEEAVLVEGVARLRSAYDARAEKLIPR, from the coding sequence ATGTCACTCGATTCGACGCCCCTGCAGCTGTCCGCGCGGATGGCCGACCTGCGCAGCTCCGCCATCCGCGACCTGCTCACCCTCACCGCTCGACCTTCGGTGATCAGTCTCGCCGGAGGGCTTCCCGCAACGAAACTCGTTCCCCGCGAACGGATCTCGCAGGCCGCGCTTCGTGCGCTCGACGACCCGCGGACGGTGCAGTACGGCGAGACGTCGGGGTGGGCGCCGCTGCGCGAGACCGTCGCGGTCCGGGAGAGCGGCAAGGTCGGACGCGTGGTCGATCCGGCCGAGGTGGTCGTCACGCACGGCTCGCAGCAGGCGCTGAGCCTGCTCGCGCAGGTGCTGATCGACCCGGGCGACACCGTCGTCGTGGAGGAGCCCGGCTACACCGGTGCGCTGCAGGTGTTCCGGACCGCGCAGGCTGCGCTGGCACCCGTCGCGCTCGACGAGGACGGGATGGACACCGCCGCTCTCGAACATGCGTTGCGGGAAGGTCTGCGGCCCAAGGTGGTTCACACCGTCTCCAATTTCCACAACCCGCGCGGTGTGGTGTTGTCCGCGCGGCGGCGCCGGCATCTGGCGGCTCTCGCCGACCGGTACGGGTTCTGGGTCATCGAGGACGACCCGTACGGCGAACTGTGGTTCGACACTCCGGCGCCCGCGCCGGTCGCCGCCCACTCGGACCGGGTGCTGCGACTGTCGAGCGGCTCCAAGACGCTCGCGCCGGCACTGCGCATCGGCTGGCTGCACGGGGACCGCCGCGTGTGCGAGGCCGTCGAACTGCTCAAGCAGGGCGCCGACCTGTGCGGTTCGTCCCTCACACAGCAGATCGCGACCGAACTGCTGGACGACCACGAGTGGCTCGACGAGCACCTCGCCACCGTGCGCGGGTCCTACGCGGCCCGGGCCGGTGCGCTGGTCCGGGCACTCGAGTCGACCTTCGGCCCCCGCATCTCGCATGCCACCGTGCACGGCGGCATGTTCTGCTGGATCGAGTTCGCCGACGGCGTCGACACCACCGCGTTGCTCGACACCGCCCTCGCGCACGACGTCGCCTACGTGCCGGGCGGCGCGTTCGGGGTGGCGCACGCCCATCCGCACGCGGCCCGGTTGTGCTTCGCGACCTACGAGGAGGCGGTGCTGGTCGAGGGTGTCGCGCGGCTGCGGTCGGCGTACGACGCCCGCGCCGAAAAACTGATTCCCCGGTGA
- a CDS encoding NAD(P)H-quinone dehydrogenase has translation MTRIVIIGGGPAGYEAALVAAQHGASVSLIDSDGIGGACVLYDCVPSKTFIASTGIRTDMRRATDLGIALDPSSATISLPQINTRVKNLAQAQSSDIRARLQSVGVQLLSGKGEVIDRQIGMAAHQIRATLSTGEEKILDADVVLIATGASPRELPGALPDGERILTWRHLYDLEDLPEHLVVVGSGVTGAEFVSAYTEMGVKVTMVSSRDRVMPHEDADAALVLEDVLAERGVTLVKHARADAVERTEDGGVVVKLSDGRTVFGSHALMAVGSVPNTTGLGLEKVGIELDRGGYLRVDRVSRTSVSGIYAAGDCTGLLPLASVAAMQGRIAMYHALGEGVSPIKLKTVASAVFTRPEIANVGVSQAAIDNGDVPARTVMLPLNTNPRAKMSGLRRGFVKIFCRPATGVVIGGVVVAATASELILPIAIAVQNNLTVNDLAQTFSVYPSLSGSITEASRQLMRHDDLD, from the coding sequence ATGACCCGGATCGTGATCATCGGTGGCGGACCAGCCGGATACGAGGCAGCTCTGGTTGCTGCCCAGCACGGCGCCTCCGTGTCACTGATCGACTCGGACGGCATCGGTGGAGCATGTGTGCTGTACGACTGCGTGCCGTCCAAGACCTTCATCGCGTCGACCGGCATCCGTACCGACATGCGCCGCGCCACCGACCTCGGGATCGCGCTCGATCCGTCGAGCGCCACCATCTCCCTCCCGCAGATCAACACCCGCGTCAAGAACCTCGCCCAGGCTCAGTCCTCCGACATTCGCGCCCGGCTGCAGAGCGTCGGTGTCCAGCTCCTCTCGGGCAAGGGCGAGGTGATCGATCGGCAGATCGGCATGGCCGCCCACCAGATCCGCGCGACGCTGTCGACGGGCGAGGAGAAGATCCTCGACGCCGACGTCGTCCTCATCGCCACCGGCGCCAGCCCCCGGGAGCTGCCCGGCGCGCTCCCGGACGGCGAACGCATCCTCACCTGGCGCCACCTCTACGACCTCGAGGACCTGCCGGAGCACCTCGTCGTCGTCGGCTCGGGTGTCACGGGCGCCGAGTTCGTGTCGGCGTACACCGAGATGGGCGTCAAGGTGACGATGGTGTCGAGCCGCGACCGCGTCATGCCGCACGAGGACGCCGACGCCGCCCTGGTGCTCGAGGACGTGCTGGCCGAGCGCGGCGTGACGCTCGTCAAGCACGCGCGCGCCGACGCCGTCGAACGCACCGAGGACGGCGGCGTGGTGGTCAAGCTGTCGGACGGGCGCACCGTGTTCGGCAGCCACGCCCTCATGGCCGTCGGTTCCGTCCCGAACACCACCGGGCTGGGGCTCGAGAAGGTCGGTATCGAACTCGACCGGGGCGGTTACCTGCGGGTGGACCGGGTTTCGCGGACGTCGGTGTCCGGCATCTACGCGGCCGGCGACTGCACCGGCCTGCTGCCGCTGGCCTCCGTCGCGGCGATGCAGGGCCGCATCGCGATGTACCACGCGCTCGGCGAGGGTGTCAGCCCGATCAAGCTCAAGACCGTGGCCTCGGCGGTGTTCACGCGTCCCGAGATCGCCAACGTCGGCGTCAGCCAGGCGGCGATCGACAACGGTGACGTGCCGGCGCGCACCGTCATGCTGCCGCTCAACACCAACCCACGCGCCAAGATGTCCGGGCTGCGCCGCGGCTTCGTGAAGATCTTCTGCCGTCCGGCCACCGGTGTGGTCATCGGCGGTGTGGTCGTCGCGGCGACCGCATCCGAGTTGATCCTGCCGATCGCGATCGCGGTGCAGAACAACCTCACGGTGAACGACCTCGCGCAGACCTTCTCGGTGTACCCCTCGCTGTCGGGCTCGATCACCGAGGCCTCACGCCAGCTCATGCGCCACGACGATCTGGACTGA
- a CDS encoding gamma-glutamylcyclotransferase, translating into MPIYAAYGSNMHPDQMLERCPHSPMAGTGWLHGWRLTFSGGDIGWEGALATVVEDQDDPDAKVFVVLYDVPSEDEERLDRWEGSELGIHRKIRLRVDTADGPVLAWLYVLDAYEGGLPSARYLGVMAEAAEIAGAPADYVRNLRTRNSRNVGPGTS; encoded by the coding sequence GTGCCGATCTATGCCGCCTACGGGTCCAACATGCATCCCGATCAGATGCTCGAGCGCTGCCCGCACTCCCCGATGGCGGGCACGGGCTGGCTGCACGGGTGGCGGCTGACGTTCAGCGGTGGCGACATCGGCTGGGAGGGCGCACTCGCGACCGTCGTCGAGGATCAGGACGATCCGGACGCCAAGGTGTTCGTCGTCCTCTACGACGTCCCGAGCGAGGACGAGGAACGACTCGACCGTTGGGAGGGCTCGGAACTCGGTATCCACCGCAAGATCCGGCTGCGCGTCGACACCGCCGACGGCCCCGTGCTGGCCTGGTTGTACGTCCTCGACGCGTACGAGGGCGGGCTGCCCTCGGCCCGCTACCTCGGGGTGATGGCCGAGGCGGCGGAGATCGCCGGCGCCCCGGCCGACTACGTCCGCAACCTCCGCACCCGCAACAGCCGCAACGTCGGACCCGGCACGTCCTAG
- a CDS encoding M20 family metallopeptidase has product MNEGIEKWLDEHRIDLSRWRRHFHANPELARHEFGTTTFVASHLSAAGMSPLLLPGGTGVVCDIGPGGMRIALRADMDALPLQEATGAPYASTVPGVAHACGHDAHTAIMLGTALALNSLPELPIGVRFIFQPAEEVMPGGALDVVAAGGMQGVSRVFALHCDPRLEAGRIGVRVGAITSAADTVELVLDSPGGHTSRPHLTTDLVYAIGTVITGLPGMLSRRIDPRSGTVMVWGAVSAGQAPNAIPRSGILTGTVRTGDHDTWALLEPTVREIVHGLLAPTGVRYELNYRRGVPPVVNDEVSARMLEDAVRAIGPDALADTPQSGGGEDFSWYLEEAPGAMARLGVWSGHGPQLDIHQPTFDLDERALATGVRVLTNLVLQS; this is encoded by the coding sequence GTGAACGAGGGAATCGAGAAGTGGCTGGACGAGCACAGGATCGACCTGTCTCGTTGGCGTCGCCACTTCCACGCCAACCCGGAGTTGGCCCGGCACGAGTTCGGGACCACCACGTTCGTCGCGAGTCACCTGTCGGCCGCCGGGATGTCGCCGTTGCTGCTGCCCGGCGGGACCGGGGTCGTCTGTGACATCGGGCCCGGCGGCATGCGGATCGCGCTGCGCGCCGACATGGACGCGCTGCCGCTGCAGGAGGCGACGGGCGCGCCGTACGCGTCCACGGTGCCCGGCGTCGCGCACGCGTGCGGCCACGACGCGCACACCGCCATCATGCTCGGTACCGCGCTGGCGTTGAACTCGTTGCCGGAGTTGCCGATCGGCGTGCGGTTCATCTTCCAGCCCGCGGAGGAAGTGATGCCGGGAGGTGCGCTGGACGTCGTCGCGGCCGGCGGCATGCAGGGCGTGTCGCGAGTTTTCGCGCTGCACTGCGATCCGCGACTCGAAGCCGGACGCATCGGAGTCCGGGTGGGCGCGATCACGTCCGCCGCGGACACCGTCGAACTCGTGCTGGACTCGCCGGGCGGACATACGTCCCGGCCGCACCTGACCACCGACCTGGTCTACGCGATCGGCACGGTGATCACCGGACTGCCCGGGATGCTCAGCCGCCGGATCGACCCGCGCAGCGGCACCGTCATGGTCTGGGGCGCGGTGAGCGCCGGGCAGGCGCCCAACGCCATCCCGCGCAGCGGCATCCTCACCGGAACGGTCCGCACCGGCGACCACGACACGTGGGCGCTGCTCGAACCGACGGTCCGCGAGATCGTGCACGGACTGCTCGCACCCACCGGCGTGCGATACGAACTCAACTACCGGCGCGGGGTGCCGCCCGTCGTCAACGACGAGGTGTCCGCTCGGATGCTCGAGGACGCCGTCCGCGCGATCGGGCCGGACGCGCTCGCGGACACTCCGCAGTCGGGCGGCGGCGAGGACTTCTCGTGGTACCTCGAGGAGGCTCCGGGTGCGATGGCGCGGCTGGGTGTCTGGTCGGGTCACGGTCCGCAACTGGACATTCACCAGCCGACGTTCGACCTGGACGAGCGGGCGCTCGCGACCGGCGTGCGGGTGCTGACGAATCTGGTGCTGCAGTCCTGA
- a CDS encoding M20 family metallopeptidase has translation MPDRVLAARSDLIALSHSIHAEPELAFEEHRSAAKLVEFLRGRGFDVRTGIAGLPTAFEARYGSGELVVGILAEYDALPEIGHACGHNIIAASAVGAGLALAPIADELGITVRIIGTPAEETGGGKIVMLERGVFDDVAVALMVHPGPFDIVGATSLALADLAITFGGREAHASAAPEFGRNAADAVIVAQVALALLRQQLSPGQQLHGIVSDGGTAPNIIPARAEMLYYLRARTAESLDELSVRAEACFAAGALATGCTHDVRTVSPPYTELRPDPWLVDVFREEVVDLGRVPLPVELESTRPLGSTDMGNVTHVLPGIHPVIGLDSRGAVTHQPEFAAAAVSESADVAVVDGAIALARTVIRAALDTDHRTRLLEGVERR, from the coding sequence GTGCCGGACAGGGTGCTGGCCGCGCGATCGGACCTGATCGCGCTGTCGCACTCGATCCATGCCGAGCCGGAACTAGCGTTCGAAGAGCACCGCAGCGCCGCGAAACTGGTCGAGTTCCTGCGCGGTCGGGGTTTCGACGTGCGCACGGGGATCGCCGGGCTGCCCACGGCGTTCGAGGCGCGCTACGGCAGCGGCGAACTCGTCGTCGGCATCCTCGCCGAGTACGACGCCCTGCCGGAGATCGGGCATGCCTGCGGCCACAACATCATTGCCGCGTCCGCCGTCGGTGCGGGTCTCGCGCTCGCGCCGATCGCGGACGAGTTGGGGATCACCGTCCGGATCATCGGTACACCTGCGGAGGAGACCGGCGGCGGCAAGATCGTCATGCTCGAGCGGGGTGTCTTCGACGACGTCGCCGTCGCGCTGATGGTGCATCCCGGGCCGTTCGACATCGTGGGTGCGACGTCGCTCGCGCTCGCGGATCTGGCGATCACGTTCGGCGGCCGGGAGGCGCACGCTTCGGCCGCACCGGAGTTCGGGCGCAACGCCGCCGACGCGGTCATCGTCGCCCAGGTGGCGCTCGCGCTGCTCCGTCAGCAGCTCTCGCCGGGGCAGCAGCTGCACGGCATCGTGAGCGACGGCGGCACCGCGCCGAACATCATCCCCGCCCGGGCCGAGATGCTGTACTACCTGCGGGCCCGCACCGCGGAGTCGCTCGACGAACTCTCCGTCCGGGCGGAGGCGTGCTTCGCGGCCGGAGCGCTCGCCACCGGGTGCACTCACGACGTCCGCACGGTCTCACCGCCCTACACCGAACTGCGCCCGGATCCGTGGCTCGTCGACGTCTTCCGCGAGGAGGTCGTCGACCTGGGCCGCGTCCCGCTGCCGGTGGAGCTGGAATCGACGCGCCCGCTGGGCAGTACGGACATGGGTAACGTCACCCACGTGCTGCCGGGCATCCATCCGGTCATCGGACTCGACTCCCGCGGCGCGGTGACGCATCAACCCGAGTTCGCGGCCGCCGCGGTCTCGGAGTCGGCCGACGTCGCGGTCGTCGACGGCGCGATCGCGCTGGCACGCACGGTGATTCGAGCGGCGCTCGACACCGACCACAGAACCCGGCTACTCGAAGGGGTGGAACGACGGTGA
- a CDS encoding enoyl-CoA hydratase-related protein, which produces MPYLNRQGDVFVLYLGNEGETDNENRFHPDWIDATHALLDEVEAHEGPAALVTTATGKFYTNGLDTDWIFGNLDRLPGYLDRVHTVFTRLLEFPMATVAAVQGHAFGAGAMLAIAQDFRVMRGDRGYYCLPEVNLNMPFTVGMSTLLTSRLTRQTAVEAMTTGRRYGGPDALAAGIVDDAVDGDRVLDTAVARASALVSTRGANLTGIKRGMHRDILDALATKTDESNFKFG; this is translated from the coding sequence ATGCCATACCTGAATCGCCAAGGCGACGTCTTCGTCCTGTACCTCGGCAACGAGGGGGAGACGGACAACGAGAATCGGTTCCACCCCGACTGGATCGACGCCACGCACGCGTTGCTGGACGAGGTCGAGGCGCACGAGGGACCGGCGGCGCTGGTCACCACGGCGACCGGCAAGTTCTACACCAACGGCCTCGACACCGACTGGATCTTCGGCAATCTCGACCGGCTGCCCGGCTATCTCGATCGCGTCCACACGGTCTTCACCCGGCTGCTCGAGTTCCCGATGGCCACCGTCGCGGCCGTGCAGGGCCACGCGTTCGGCGCCGGCGCGATGCTGGCGATCGCGCAGGACTTCCGGGTCATGCGGGGCGACCGGGGCTACTACTGCCTGCCCGAGGTCAACCTGAACATGCCCTTCACCGTCGGGATGTCGACGCTGCTCACGTCCCGCCTGACGCGACAGACGGCGGTCGAGGCGATGACCACCGGCCGACGCTACGGCGGACCCGACGCGCTCGCGGCCGGGATCGTCGACGACGCCGTCGACGGTGACCGGGTGCTCGACACCGCCGTGGCCCGCGCCTCCGCACTCGTCTCGACGCGCGGTGCCAACCTCACCGGAATCAAGCGGGGCATGCACCGCGACATCCTCGACGCGCTCGCGACCAAGACCGACGAGAGCAACTTCAAGTTCGGTTGA
- a CDS encoding purine-nucleoside phosphorylase, whose protein sequence is MGTLEQQAADVLAEHTGIAKHRAAVVLGSGWHAAADALGDALTTVPMADLPGFATPSAVGHAGTVRSLRVDDTPVLVLLGRTHAYEGHDLARVVHPVRTAIAAGAETIVLTNAAGGIRADMTVGQPVLISDHLNLTARSPLAGAQFVDLVDAYSPRLRALAHEIDPTLTEGVYAGLPGPHYETPAEIRMLRTLGADLVGMSTVHETIAARALGAEVLGVSLVTNFAAGITGEHLDHAEVLAAGQASAARMGELLRELLARL, encoded by the coding sequence ATGGGCACACTCGAGCAGCAGGCCGCGGACGTCCTCGCGGAGCACACCGGAATCGCGAAGCACCGCGCCGCCGTCGTCCTCGGATCGGGATGGCACGCCGCCGCCGACGCGCTGGGCGACGCACTCACCACCGTGCCGATGGCGGACCTGCCCGGCTTCGCCACACCGTCCGCCGTCGGGCACGCCGGCACGGTGCGATCGCTCCGGGTGGACGACACCCCGGTGTTGGTCCTGCTCGGGCGTACCCACGCGTACGAGGGGCACGACCTCGCGCGCGTGGTGCATCCCGTGCGCACCGCGATCGCGGCCGGCGCCGAAACGATCGTCCTCACCAACGCAGCCGGCGGGATCCGCGCCGACATGACCGTGGGACAGCCGGTGCTCATCAGCGACCACCTCAACCTCACGGCGCGTTCGCCGCTCGCCGGCGCGCAGTTCGTCGACCTGGTCGACGCCTACAGTCCCCGGCTGCGTGCCCTCGCCCACGAGATCGATCCGACGCTCACGGAGGGCGTGTACGCGGGGCTGCCGGGACCGCACTACGAGACCCCCGCGGAGATCCGGATGCTCCGCACGTTGGGCGCCGACCTGGTCGGCATGTCGACCGTCCACGAGACCATCGCCGCGCGCGCACTCGGCGCGGAGGTCCTGGGCGTCTCGCTCGTGACGAACTTCGCGGCCGGCATCACCGGCGAGCACCTCGATCACGCCGAGGTACTCGCGGCCGGGCAGGCGTCGGCCGCCCGGATGGGTGAACTGCTGCGCGAGCTGCTGGCCCGGCTGTGA